One region of Citrus sinensis cultivar Valencia sweet orange chromosome 6, DVS_A1.0, whole genome shotgun sequence genomic DNA includes:
- the LOC102614944 gene encoding 1,4-alpha-glucan-branching enzyme 1, chloroplastic/amyloplastic isoform X2, translated as MEDNENVEIEDHGPVTLQGKVSSEKSEVKREVGPRSIPPPGAGQNIYEIDPNLLGHRQHLDYRYGRYKQMREDIDKYEGGLAAFSRGYQKFGFIRSDTGITYREWAPGAKSASLIGDFNNWNPNADIMTQNEFGVWEIFLPNNADGSPPIPHGSRVKIHMDTPSGIKDSIPAWIKFSVQAPGEIPYNGIYYDPPEEEKYVFQHPQPKKPKSLRIYEAHVGMSSTEPIINTYANFRDNVLPRIKRLGYNAVQIMAVQEHSYYASFGYHVTNFFAPSSRCGTPDDLKSLIDKAHELGLLVLMDIVHSHASNNVLDGLNMFDGTDGHYFHSGSRGYHWMWDSRLFNYGSWEVLRFLLSNARWWLEEYKFDGFRFDGVTSMMYTHHGLQVAFTGNYSEYFGFATDVDAVVYLMLVNDMIHGLYPEAVSIGEDVSGMPTFCIPVQDGGVGFDYRLQMAIADKWIELLKKRDEDWKMGAIVHTMTNRRWLEKCVAYAESHDQALVGDKTIAFWLMDKDMYDFMALDRPSTPRIDRGIALHKMIRLVTMGLGGEAYLNFMGNEFGHPEWIDFPRGDQRLPNGQFVPGNNFSYDKCRRRFDLGDADYLRYRGMQEFDRAMQHLEEKYGFMTSEHQYVSRKDQGDRVIVFERGNLVFVFNFHWNSSYSDYRVGCLKPGKYKIVLDSDYPLFGGYKRLDHNAEYFSSEGWYDDRPHSFLVYAPSRTAVVYALADEEEQPLNV; from the exons ATGGAAGACAATGAGAATGTTGAGATTGAAGATCACGGCCCTGTTACTTTACAAGGGAAAGTAAGCTCTGAAAAGAGTGAAGTTAAAAGGGAAGTTGGACCAAGGTCCATTCCTCCACCTGGTGCCGGGCAGAATATATACGAGATTGATCCAAATCTGTTAGGTCACCGTCAGCATCTTGATTACCG ATATGGACGATATAAACAAATGCGTGAAGATATTGACAAGTATGAAGGTGGTTTAGCGGCGTTTTCTCGTGGCTATCAGAAGTTTGGCTTCATACGCAG TGACACAGGCATAACTTATAGAGAGTGGGCGCCAGGAGCTAAg TCAGCTTCTCTGATTGGAGACTTCAATAATTGGAATCCTAATGCAGATATTATGACCCAG AATGAATTTGGGGTATGGGAGATCTTTTTGCCAAACAATGCTGACGGTTCACCGCCAATTCCCCATGGTTCTCGTGTAAAG ATTCACATGGATACTCCCTCTGGTATTAAAGATTCTATTCCTGCTTGGATCAAGTTCTCTGTGCAAGCTCCGGGTGAAATTCCATACAATGGCATATACTATGATCCTCCAGAAGAG GAAAAGTATGTATTTCAACATCCTCAGCCGAAGAAGCCAAAGTCGCTTAGAATTTATGAGGCACATGTTGGAATGAGTAGCACG GAGCCCATAATTAACACTTATGCCAACTTCAGAGACAATGTGCTCCCACGCATTAAAAGACTCGGCTACAATGCTGTTCAAATTATGGCTGTCCAAGAGCATTCGTACTATGCTAGCTTTGG GTACCAtgtcacaaatttttttgcaCCCAGCAGCCGTTGTGGAACTCCTGATGATTTGAAGTCTCTGATAGATAAAGCTCATGAGTTAGGTCTGCTTGTTCTCATGGATATTGTCCATAG CCACGCATCTAATAATGTGTTGGATGGGCTGAACATGTTTGATGGAACTGATGGCCATTACTTCCATTCCGGGTCGCGAGGTTATCATTGGATGTGGGACTCTCGCCTTTTTAATTATGGAAGCTGGGAA GTATTAAGGTTTCTTCTCTCAAATGCAAGATGGTGGCTGGAAGAATATAAATTTGATGGATTCAGATTTGATGGCGTGACTTCAATGATGTACACTCACCATGGCTTGCAG GTAGCATTTACTGGAAATTACAGTGAGTACTTTGGATTTGCAACTGATGTAGATGCTGTTGTTTACCTGATGCTGGTCAACGATATGATTCATGGGCTATACCCAGAGGCTGTTTCAATTGGTGAAGAT GTTAGCGGAATGCCAACATTCTGCATTCCTGTACAAGATGGTGGTGTGGGATTTGATTACCGTCTGCAAATGGCCATCGCTGATAAATGGATTGAGCTCCTTAA GAAAAGGGATGAAGACTGGAAAATGGGTGCAATCGTTCACACAATGACCAACAGGAGGTGGTTGGAAAAGTGTGTTGCTTATGCTGAAAGTCATGACCAAGCTCTTGTTGGTGACAAGACAATTGCATTTTGGTTGATGGACAAG GATATGTATGATTTTATGGCTCTGGACAGACCGTCAACTCCCCGCATAGATCGTGGAATAGCATTACACAAGATGATCAGGCTCGTTACCATGGGATTAGGTGGAGAAGCATACTTGAACTTTATGGGCAATGAATTTGGACATCCTG AGTGGATTGATTTTCCAAGGGGCGATCAGCGTCTTCCTAATGGTCAATTCGTTCCTGGGAACAATTTCAGCTATGACAAGTGCCGGCGTAGGTTTGATCTA GGGGATGCTGATTATCTGAGATATCGTGGAATGCAAGAATTTGATCGGGCAATGCAGCATCTTGAGGAGAAGTACGGG TTCATGACTTCTGAGCACCAATATGTGTCACGGAAGGACCAGGGAGACAGGGTAATAGTCTTTGAAAGAGGAAATCTTGTTTTCGTCTTCAACTTTCATTGGAATAGTAGTTATTCCGACTATCGTGTGGGTTGCTTGAAACCAGGGAAGTATAAG ATTGTCTTGGATTCAGATTATCCACTGTTTGGAGGCTACAAAAGGCTCGACCACAATGCCGAGTACTTCAGCTCG GAAGGGTGGTATGATGACCGACCTCATTCCTTCTTGGTATATGCGCCAAGCAGAACGGCTGTGGTCTATGCTTTAGCAGATGAAGAAGAGCAACCTCttaatgtataa
- the LOC102614643 gene encoding tyrosine-protein phosphatase RLPH2-like codes for MSRPRRVCCIGDVHGYISKLQNLWKNLETHIGPSDFNSAIIIFLGDYCDRGPNTREVIDFLISLPTKYPNQKHVFLSGNHDLGFAAFVGVLPEPGGGLGFKEGWKQYEQNEEREGWFKGDGYEKMHLQGRRWGGKITVKFNAAKGTEYKGSIYDAAPTFESYGVAHGSADLVKAVPDHHKKFLADMLWVHEEDEVCVETNDGIKHCKLIAVHAGLERGKKVGEQLELLKAKDTRVPKVEALSGRKNVWDIPEELTEKPTIVVSGHHGKLHIDGLRLIIDENGGLESNPVAAIMLPSMKIVRDIDNLVK; via the exons ATGTCGAGGCCAAGAAGAGTCTGCTGCATTGGCGACGTTCATGGATACATCTCGAAGCTCCAAAATCTTTGGAAAAATCTTGAAACCCATATCGGCCCATCAGACTTCAACTCGGCTATCATCATTTTCTTGGGCGATTACTGCGACCGCGGTCCCAACACGCGCGAAGTTATAGATTTCTTGATTTCACTGCCCACTAAATACCCAAATCAGAAACATGTTTTCCTGTCGGGAAATCACGACCTGGGGTTTGCTGCTTTCGTTGGGGTCTTGCCGGAGCCCGGTGGCGGGTTGGGGTTTAAGGAAGGGTGGAAACAATACGAGCAGAATGAAGAGAGGGAAGGGTGGTTTAAAGGTGATGGGTATGAGAAAATGCATTTGCAAGGGAGAAGATGGGGTGGCAAAATTACTGTTAAGTTTAATGCAGCTAAAGGGACTGAATATAAGGGTTCTATTTATGATGCTGCTCCTACTTTTGAGTCCTATGGAGTTGCTCATGGATCTGCAG ATTTGGTCAAGGCAGTTCCTGATCACCACAAGAAGTTCCTGGCTGATATGCTTTGGGTCCATGAAGAG gATGAGGTCTGTGTAGAGACTAATGATGGAATTAAACACTGTAAATTGATTGCTGTGCATGCTGGTTtagagagagggaaaaaagtTGGGGAACAGTTGGAATTGTTGAAAGCGAAGGATACCCGAGTGCCCAAGGTGGAAGCTCTCAGTGGGCGAAAAAATGTCTGGGATATACCAGAG GAACTAACTGAGAAACCGACCATTGTGGTTAGTGGTCACCATGGTAAACTTCACATTGATGGTCTTAGGCttattattgatgaaaatggCGGACTAGAGAGTAATCCAGTGGCAGCAATCATGCTCCCCTCAATGAAGATTGTTCGCGATATTGATAATTTGGTGAAGTAG
- the LOC102614944 gene encoding 1,4-alpha-glucan-branching enzyme 2-2, chloroplastic/amyloplastic isoform X1 encodes MVYASGIRLPCVPHLYKSSSPSGFNGDRRSTSLSFLLKKDSFSRKIFAGKSSKEFDASPLIITASEKVLVPGSQSDDPSAVTDQLETPETVSEDIEVRNGIESLQMEDNENVEIEDHGPVTLQGKVSSEKSEVKREVGPRSIPPPGAGQNIYEIDPNLLGHRQHLDYRYGRYKQMREDIDKYEGGLAAFSRGYQKFGFIRSDTGITYREWAPGAKSASLIGDFNNWNPNADIMTQNEFGVWEIFLPNNADGSPPIPHGSRVKIHMDTPSGIKDSIPAWIKFSVQAPGEIPYNGIYYDPPEEEKYVFQHPQPKKPKSLRIYEAHVGMSSTEPIINTYANFRDNVLPRIKRLGYNAVQIMAVQEHSYYASFGYHVTNFFAPSSRCGTPDDLKSLIDKAHELGLLVLMDIVHSHASNNVLDGLNMFDGTDGHYFHSGSRGYHWMWDSRLFNYGSWEVLRFLLSNARWWLEEYKFDGFRFDGVTSMMYTHHGLQVAFTGNYSEYFGFATDVDAVVYLMLVNDMIHGLYPEAVSIGEDVSGMPTFCIPVQDGGVGFDYRLQMAIADKWIELLKKRDEDWKMGAIVHTMTNRRWLEKCVAYAESHDQALVGDKTIAFWLMDKDMYDFMALDRPSTPRIDRGIALHKMIRLVTMGLGGEAYLNFMGNEFGHPEWIDFPRGDQRLPNGQFVPGNNFSYDKCRRRFDLGDADYLRYRGMQEFDRAMQHLEEKYGFMTSEHQYVSRKDQGDRVIVFERGNLVFVFNFHWNSSYSDYRVGCLKPGKYKIVLDSDYPLFGGYKRLDHNAEYFSSEGWYDDRPHSFLVYAPSRTAVVYALADEEEQPLNV; translated from the exons ATGGTTTATGCATCTGGTATACGGTTGCCGTGTGTGCCGCATTTGTACAAGTCATCGTCTCCATCGGGCTTCAATGGCGATCGTAGGAGTACGAGTCTCTCCTTCTTGTTGAAGAAGGACTCATTTTCAC GGAAGATCTTTGCTGGAAAGTCTTCAAAAGAGTTTGATGCCTCTCCTCTAATAATTACAGCATCCGAGAAAGTCCTTGTTCCTGGCAGCCAGAGTGATGACCCTTCAGCAGTGACAGATCAATTGGAAACTCCAGAGACAGTTTCCGAAGATATTGAG GTACGAAATGGCATAGAGAGTCTTCAAATGGAAGACAATGAGAATGTTGAGATTGAAGATCACGGCCCTGTTACTTTACAAGGGAAAGTAAGCTCTGAAAAGAGTGAAGTTAAAAGGGAAGTTGGACCAAGGTCCATTCCTCCACCTGGTGCCGGGCAGAATATATACGAGATTGATCCAAATCTGTTAGGTCACCGTCAGCATCTTGATTACCG ATATGGACGATATAAACAAATGCGTGAAGATATTGACAAGTATGAAGGTGGTTTAGCGGCGTTTTCTCGTGGCTATCAGAAGTTTGGCTTCATACGCAG TGACACAGGCATAACTTATAGAGAGTGGGCGCCAGGAGCTAAg TCAGCTTCTCTGATTGGAGACTTCAATAATTGGAATCCTAATGCAGATATTATGACCCAG AATGAATTTGGGGTATGGGAGATCTTTTTGCCAAACAATGCTGACGGTTCACCGCCAATTCCCCATGGTTCTCGTGTAAAG ATTCACATGGATACTCCCTCTGGTATTAAAGATTCTATTCCTGCTTGGATCAAGTTCTCTGTGCAAGCTCCGGGTGAAATTCCATACAATGGCATATACTATGATCCTCCAGAAGAG GAAAAGTATGTATTTCAACATCCTCAGCCGAAGAAGCCAAAGTCGCTTAGAATTTATGAGGCACATGTTGGAATGAGTAGCACG GAGCCCATAATTAACACTTATGCCAACTTCAGAGACAATGTGCTCCCACGCATTAAAAGACTCGGCTACAATGCTGTTCAAATTATGGCTGTCCAAGAGCATTCGTACTATGCTAGCTTTGG GTACCAtgtcacaaatttttttgcaCCCAGCAGCCGTTGTGGAACTCCTGATGATTTGAAGTCTCTGATAGATAAAGCTCATGAGTTAGGTCTGCTTGTTCTCATGGATATTGTCCATAG CCACGCATCTAATAATGTGTTGGATGGGCTGAACATGTTTGATGGAACTGATGGCCATTACTTCCATTCCGGGTCGCGAGGTTATCATTGGATGTGGGACTCTCGCCTTTTTAATTATGGAAGCTGGGAA GTATTAAGGTTTCTTCTCTCAAATGCAAGATGGTGGCTGGAAGAATATAAATTTGATGGATTCAGATTTGATGGCGTGACTTCAATGATGTACACTCACCATGGCTTGCAG GTAGCATTTACTGGAAATTACAGTGAGTACTTTGGATTTGCAACTGATGTAGATGCTGTTGTTTACCTGATGCTGGTCAACGATATGATTCATGGGCTATACCCAGAGGCTGTTTCAATTGGTGAAGAT GTTAGCGGAATGCCAACATTCTGCATTCCTGTACAAGATGGTGGTGTGGGATTTGATTACCGTCTGCAAATGGCCATCGCTGATAAATGGATTGAGCTCCTTAA GAAAAGGGATGAAGACTGGAAAATGGGTGCAATCGTTCACACAATGACCAACAGGAGGTGGTTGGAAAAGTGTGTTGCTTATGCTGAAAGTCATGACCAAGCTCTTGTTGGTGACAAGACAATTGCATTTTGGTTGATGGACAAG GATATGTATGATTTTATGGCTCTGGACAGACCGTCAACTCCCCGCATAGATCGTGGAATAGCATTACACAAGATGATCAGGCTCGTTACCATGGGATTAGGTGGAGAAGCATACTTGAACTTTATGGGCAATGAATTTGGACATCCTG AGTGGATTGATTTTCCAAGGGGCGATCAGCGTCTTCCTAATGGTCAATTCGTTCCTGGGAACAATTTCAGCTATGACAAGTGCCGGCGTAGGTTTGATCTA GGGGATGCTGATTATCTGAGATATCGTGGAATGCAAGAATTTGATCGGGCAATGCAGCATCTTGAGGAGAAGTACGGG TTCATGACTTCTGAGCACCAATATGTGTCACGGAAGGACCAGGGAGACAGGGTAATAGTCTTTGAAAGAGGAAATCTTGTTTTCGTCTTCAACTTTCATTGGAATAGTAGTTATTCCGACTATCGTGTGGGTTGCTTGAAACCAGGGAAGTATAAG ATTGTCTTGGATTCAGATTATCCACTGTTTGGAGGCTACAAAAGGCTCGACCACAATGCCGAGTACTTCAGCTCG GAAGGGTGGTATGATGACCGACCTCATTCCTTCTTGGTATATGCGCCAAGCAGAACGGCTGTGGTCTATGCTTTAGCAGATGAAGAAGAGCAACCTCttaatgtataa
- the LOC102614353 gene encoding ABC transporter G family member 34-like isoform X1, which yields MSIRVADDLARSFSVRGGQSISSGSRRSWASASIREVWNAPDNVFSRSERQDDEEELRWAAIERLPTYDRLKKGMLNQVLEDGKVVKHEVDVSNLAVQDKKRLLESILKIVEEDNEKFLKRIRHRTDRVGIEIPKIEVRYDHLSVEGDVHVGTRALPTLLNVALNMLESALGLLHLVPSKKRSVRILKDVSGIVKPSRMTLLLGPPGAGKTTLMLALAGKLGKDLRASGKITYCGHELNEFVPQRTCAYISQHDLHHGEMTVRETLDFSGRCLGVGTRYELLAELSRREKQAGIKPDPEIDAFMKAVAVAGQETSLVTDYVLKILGLDICADTMVGDEMRRGISGGQKKRVTTGEMLVGTANVLYMDEISTGLDSSTTFQICKFLKQMVHILDVTMIVALLQPAPETYDLFDDIILLSEGQIVYQGPRDNVLEFFEHMGFKCPERKGVADFLQEVTSKKDQEQYWFRKNQPYRYIPVSDFVEGFKSFHMGQQIASDLRVPYDKSQAHPASLVKEKYGISKWELFRACFAREWLLMKRNSFVYIFKTFQLTFMSLICMTVYFRTEMSVGDMNGGSRYFGALFFSLLNIMFNGFAENAMTVLRLPIFYKQRDHLFYPSWAFALPIWLLRIPISILDSTIWVALTYYTIGYDPAASRFFKQFLAFFSIHNMSLPLYRLVAAVGRTEVISNTLGTFILLIMISLGGFVMAKDDIEPFLRWGYYISPMMYGQTSLLVNEFLGGRWDAQNKDPSINQPTIGKVLLKIRGFSTESNWYWIGVGALTGFSFLFNFLFIAALAYLNPIGDSNSTVIEEDGEKQRASGHEAEGMQMAVRSSSKTVGAAQNVTNRGMILPFQPLSLTFDNMSYFVDMPAEMKTEGVGEDRLQLLHSVSGVFRPGVLTALMGVSGAGKTTLMDVLAGRKTGGYIEGDIKISGYPKNQETFARVSGYCEQNDIHSPYVTVYESLLYSAWLRLSSDVDTKKRKMFVDEVMELVELKSLNDSMVGLPGVSGLSTEQRKRLTIAVELVANPSIIFMDEPTSGLDARAAAIVMRTVRNTVDTGRTVVCTIHQPSIDIFEAFDELLLLKRGGRVIYAGPLGHESHKLIEYFEAVPGVPKIKEAYNPATWMLEVSNISVENQLGIDFAEVYADSSLHQRNKELIKELSTPPPGSSDLYFPTKYSQPFLTQFRACFWKQYWSYWRNPQYNAIRFGMTLVIAIFFGLIYWDKGQKTSKQQDLQNLFGAMYSICIFLGTSNAISVIPVICVERTVYYRERAAGMFAAMPYALAQVAVEIIYVSVQSVVYVLILYAMIGFKWELGKFCLFFYFMWASFIIFTLYGMMIVALTPGQQVATIVLSFFLSVWNLFSGFLVARSDIPVWWRWYYWLSPVAWNLYGLVTCQVGDLESLVEIPDGNNTKMTVKQFIEDNYDFKKDFIPVVSIMHIVWMAVFLFVFAYAIKAINFQRR from the exons GTAGCCGCCGGAGCTGGGCGTCGGCCAGCATCCGGGAAGTATGGAATGCGCCGGACAATGTGTTCAGTAGGAGTGAAAGGCAGGACGATGAAGAGGAGCTGCGGTGGGCCGCCATTGAGCGGCTGCCGACCTACGATCGGCTAAAGAAGGGCATGCTAAACCAAGTTCTTGAAGATGGAAAAGTTGTTAAACATGAAGTTGATGTCAGTAATCTTGCCGTCCAAGACAAGAAGCGGTTGCTCGAAAGTATATTGAAAATCGTTGAAGAGGATAATGAAAAGTTCCTTAAAAGAATTAGGCACAGAACTGATAG AGTGGGAATTGAGATTCCTAAGATTGAAGTTCGATATGATCATTTATCCGTAGAAGGTGATGTGCATGTTGGAACCAGAGCTCTCCCTACCTTGCTTAATGTTGCCTTGAACATGTtggag AGCGCTCTAGGATTGTTGCATTTAGTCCCATCTAAGAAAAGAAGCGTTCGGATCCTTAAAGATGTCAGTGGGATTGTCAAACCATCAAG GATGACACTACTTCTTGGTCCTCCTGGTGCCGGGAAAACAACATTGATGTTGGCTCTTGCTGGGAAGCTTGGTAAAGATTTGAGG GCATCTGGGAAAATCACATACTGTGGCCATGAATTGAATGAGTTTGTGCCACAGAGAACCTGTGCTTACATCAGTCAACATGATCTTCACCATGGAGAGATGACAGTGAGAGAGACACTGGATTTCTCAGGAAGATGCTTAGGTGTTGGTACAAGATATGAACTGCTGGCTGAACTTTCGAGAAGAGAGAAACAAGCAGGAATTAAGCCAGATCCTGAGATTGATGCATTCATGAAAGCTGTGGCAGTTGCAGGCCAAGAAACTAGTTTGGTTACAGACTATGTTCTCAAG ATTCTTGGCTTGGATATATGTGCCGATACTATGGTTGGTGATGAGATGAGAAGAGGTATTTCTGGTGGTCAGAAAAAGCGTGTTACAACTG GAGAGATGTTGGTTGGAACGGCAAATGTTCTTTATATGGATGAAATATCAACTGGGTTGGATAGCTCCACCACTTTTCAGATTTGCAAGTTTTTGAAGCAAATGGTTCACATCCTGGATGTAACAATGATTGTTGCTCTTCTGCAACCAGCACCAGAGACGTATGatctttttgatgatattatctTACTTTCAGAAGGTCAAATTGTCTACCAAGGTCCACGTGATAATGTCCTTGAGTTCTTTGAACACATGGGTTTCAAATGCCCTGAAAGAAAAGGAGTTGCAGATTTTCTGCAAGAAGTCACTTCGAAAAAGGATCAAGAACAATATTGGTTTAGAAAAAACCAACCCTACAGATATATTCCAGTGTCTGATTTTGTGGAAGGTTTTAAATCTTTCCACATGGGCCAGCAGATTGCATCGGATCTTAGGGTCCCTTATGATAAATCCCAAGCCCATCCAGCTTCGTTGGTGAAAGAGAAGTATGGTATTTCAAAATGGGAATTGTTCAGGGCATGTTTTGCAAGGGAGTGGCTGCTAATGAAGCGCAATTCGtttgtatatattttcaagACTTTCCAGTTAACATTCATGTCCTTAATTTGCATGACGGTGTACTTCAGAACAGAAATGTCAGTGGGAGATATGAATGGTGGCAGTAGGTATTTTGGAGCACTGTTTTTCAGTCTGCTCAATATAATGTTTAACGGGTTTGCTGAAAATGCAATGACCGTTTTGAGGCTCCCCATATTTTACAAACAAAGGGATCACTTATTCTATCCTTCCTGGGCTTTTGCCTTACCTATATGGCTTCTCAGGATCCCAATATCAATCCTGGATTCAACAATATGGGTCGCTCTGACTTACTACACCATAGGTTATGATCCAGCAGCAAGCAG GTTCTTCAAGCAATTCTTGGCATTCTTTTCTATTCATAATATGTCTCTGCCTCTTTACCGGTTAGTTGCTGCTGTTGGAAGAACTGAAGTTATTTCAAACACACTGGGTACTTTCATCTTGTTAATCATGATATCGCTTGGAGGATTCGTCATGGCCAAAG ATGACATTGAGCCGTTTCTGAGATGGGGCTACTATATTTCCCCTATGATGTATGGACAGACTTCGTTACTTGTAAATGAATTCCTTGGTGGAAGATGGGATGCA CAAAATAAAGACCCCAGTATTAATCAACCTACAATTGGGAAAGTACTTCTCAAAATTAGGGGCTTCTCCACTGAAAGTAATTGGTATTGGATTGGCGTTGGAGCACTGActggattttcttttctcttcaacTTTCTGTTTATTGCAGCTTTGGCTTACTTAAATC CTATTGGTGATTCAAATTCGACTGTCATAGAAGAAGATGGAGAGAAGCAGCGAGCATCTGGACATGAAGCAGAAG GTATGCAAATGGCAGTGAGAAGTTCATCTAAAACTGTTGGGGCTGCTCAAAATGTAACTAATAGGGGGATGATTTTACCCTTCCAGCCCCTTTCACTTACATTCGACAATATGAGCTACTTCGTGGATATGCCTGCA GAAATGAAGACTGAAGGAGTTGGAGAAGATCGTCTTCAACTGCTACACAGTGTCAGCGGTGTATTCAGGCCAGGAGTATTGACAGCATTAATGGGTGTAAGTGGTGCGGGGAAGACAACTCTGATGGATGTATTGGCAGGAAGGAAGACCGGAGGATATATTGAAGGGGACATTAAAATTTCTGGTTATCCCAAAAACCAAGAAACATTTGCTCGAGTGAGTGGTTATTGTGAACAGAATGACATTCATTCACCCTATGTTACCGTCTATGAATCTCTCCTCTACTCAGCATGGCTTCGTCTTTCTTCAGACGTTGATacgaaaaaaagaaag ATGTTTGTTGATGAAGTTATGGAGCTTGTTGAGCTCAAATCATTGAATGATTCTATGGTTGGCCTTCCCGGAGTAAGTGGTCTTTCGACAGAGCAAAGGAAGAGATTGACGATTGCTGTAGAATTGGTTGCTAACCCTTCTATCATCTTCATGGATGAGCCTACATCTGGGCTTGATGCTAGAGCTGCTGCTATTGTCATGCGTACTGTTAGAAATACAGTGGATACAGGGAGAACAGTTGTGTGTACAATCCACCAGCCAAGCATAGACATTTTTGAAGCATTTGACGAG CTATTGTTGTTGAAAAGAGGGGGCCGCGTCATTTATGCTGGACCTCTTGGTCACGAATCTCACAAGCTCATAGAGTATTTTGAG GCTGTTCCAGGGGTTCCTAAAATTAAGGAAGCATACAATCCTGCAACATGGATGCTGGAGGTCAGTAACATTTCAGTTGAGAATCAACTGGGAATTGATTTTGCTGAAGTTTATGCTGATTCATCGCTTCATCA GAGGAATAAGGAACTTATCAAAGAGCTTAGTACTCCACCACCTGGCTCGTCAGATCTCTACTTCCCAACCAAATACTCTCAACCATTTTTAACCCAATTTAGGGCTTGTTTCTGGAAACAGTATTGGTCTTATTGGAGAAACCCTCAGTACAATGCTATCCGATTTGGCATGACTCTTGTCATTGccattttctttggtttaatcTACTGGGACAAAGGACAGAAGAC TTCCAAACAACAAGATCTGCAGAATCTTTTTGGAGCTATGTATTCTATTTGTATTTTCCTTGGAACCAGCAATGCCATATCCGTGATACCCGTTATCTGCGTTGAGAGAACAGTATACTACCGTGAAAGAGCCGCAGGGATGTTTGCTGCAATGCCTTATGCACTTGCTCAA GTAGCCGTAGAGATAATATATGTATCAGTTCAAAGTGTTGTGTATGTTCTTATCCTTTACGCGATGATTGGATTCAAGTGGGAGCTGGGAAAATTCTGCTTGTTCTTCTACTTCATGTGGGcgtcttttatcattttcacattGTACGGAATGATGATTGTCGCATTGACTCCTGGCCAGCAAGTTGCTACCATTGTCTTGTCCTTCTTCCTTAGTGTATGGAACTTGTTCTCCGGTTTCCTCGTTGCCAGATCG GATATTCCTGTCTGGTGGAGGTGGTACTACTGGCTTTCTCCGGTGGCTTGGAATCTGTATGGCCTTGTGACTTGTCAAGTTGGTGACTTAGAGTCACTTGTGGAGATTCCTGATGGTAATAATACTAAAATGACAGTGAAGCAATTCATCGAagataattatgatttcaagAAAGATTTCATTCCTGTCGTTAGTATCATGCATATTGTCTGGATGGCTGTGTTCTTGTTTGTGTTTGCCTATGCCATCAAGGCCATCAACTTCCAAAGGAGATAA